A portion of the Stigmatella aurantiaca DW4/3-1 genome contains these proteins:
- a CDS encoding OsmC family protein: MDSTELRSLQAPLKDKYRANPAAAVVTLKAQGTLDSQSIACKVETGKALAIAGLHPATGGSGVELCSGDMLLEALVACAGVTLKAVSTALEIPLRHGLVRAEGDLDFRGTLGVDKSAPVGFRAIRLSFELDTDVPQEKIDQLLKLTERYCVVFQTLNHRPELSAEVRKR, encoded by the coding sequence ATGGACTCGACGGAACTTCGCTCCCTCCAGGCGCCCCTCAAGGACAAGTACCGCGCCAATCCGGCCGCGGCGGTGGTCACCCTCAAGGCCCAGGGCACGCTGGACAGCCAGTCCATCGCCTGCAAGGTCGAGACGGGCAAGGCCCTCGCGATCGCGGGGCTGCACCCGGCCACGGGCGGCTCGGGCGTTGAGCTCTGCTCGGGGGACATGCTGCTCGAGGCCCTCGTGGCCTGTGCCGGGGTGACCCTCAAGGCCGTCTCGACCGCGCTGGAGATTCCGCTGCGCCACGGGCTCGTGCGCGCCGAGGGCGACCTCGACTTTCGGGGCACGCTCGGCGTCGACAAGTCCGCGCCGGTCGGCTTCCGGGCCATTCGCCTCTCGTTCGAGCTCGACACCGATGTGCCCCAGGAGAAGATCGATCAGCTCCTGAAGCTCACCGAGCGCTACTGCGTCGTGTTCCAGACCCTGAACCACCGTCCGGAGCTGAGCGCGGAAGTCCGCAAGCGCTGA
- a CDS encoding serine/threonine protein kinase: protein MNRTLPGMEPDPASLPIGTKVGPWRVTGWRGRGTSGTVYRVEREGEEGAYALKMALHVGDERFEREASLLTRIRSAYVPVLHGQGLWQHRRGVFPYLVMQWVEGVPLYEWTASQQASSRQALRVLARVAHALGDTHEAGGVHRDVKGDNVLVQGREGHPYLMDYGAGDYRGAATLTWQVLPPGTPAYRSPEAWAFQELFWRHPTARYEASACDDLFALGITAYRMVTGEYPPPTEPEGEGAEVWGQEGPGPRPPSALNPRVSPELDALVLQLCAVSAMERFKGSAREAAQALEEAAQRAGPGADRALGVKASGVPEWAKRSEGNAWEVHRASPSPVPLLEEEERWETERPLQVSRWPPALDGVWAGSLAVMVAGLFLGPMVSEWLSRRGEPENSERVWVEWDGESRDGGVTAMGDSAATAPVAFAAPVETARLGPGLGLPIPERPFLGQRRPPCNRNGEVEIRGGCWYALRDAYQPCKEEAYDWKGACYLPSFPAHRSPTSEHP from the coding sequence ATGAACAGGACGCTGCCGGGGATGGAGCCGGATCCAGCCTCGCTGCCGATAGGGACGAAGGTAGGTCCGTGGCGAGTGACGGGCTGGAGGGGCCGAGGCACGTCGGGCACGGTGTACCGGGTAGAGAGGGAGGGGGAGGAGGGGGCGTACGCGCTGAAGATGGCGCTGCACGTGGGGGATGAGCGCTTTGAGCGAGAGGCGTCGCTGCTGACGCGGATCCGTTCGGCGTATGTGCCGGTGTTGCACGGGCAGGGATTGTGGCAGCACCGCCGAGGAGTGTTCCCGTACCTGGTGATGCAGTGGGTGGAAGGGGTGCCCCTGTACGAATGGACGGCGAGCCAGCAGGCCTCATCGAGACAAGCGTTGAGGGTGCTGGCGCGGGTGGCGCATGCGCTGGGGGACACGCACGAGGCGGGGGGAGTGCACCGGGACGTGAAGGGGGACAACGTGCTGGTGCAGGGAAGGGAGGGGCACCCGTACCTGATGGACTACGGGGCAGGGGACTACCGAGGAGCGGCGACGCTGACGTGGCAGGTGCTGCCGCCGGGGACGCCAGCGTACCGGAGCCCGGAGGCGTGGGCGTTCCAGGAGTTGTTCTGGAGGCACCCGACAGCCAGGTACGAGGCGAGCGCGTGCGATGACTTGTTCGCGCTGGGAATCACGGCGTACCGGATGGTGACGGGGGAGTACCCACCGCCGACGGAGCCGGAGGGAGAGGGGGCGGAGGTGTGGGGGCAGGAGGGGCCGGGGCCGAGGCCGCCGAGTGCGCTCAACCCGAGGGTGAGTCCGGAGTTGGATGCGCTGGTGCTGCAGTTGTGCGCGGTGTCGGCGATGGAGCGGTTCAAGGGCAGCGCGAGGGAGGCGGCGCAGGCGCTGGAGGAGGCGGCGCAGAGGGCGGGGCCTGGGGCGGACCGTGCGCTGGGGGTGAAGGCGTCGGGGGTGCCGGAGTGGGCCAAGCGGAGCGAAGGCAACGCCTGGGAGGTTCACCGCGCCTCGCCGTCTCCCGTCCCCTTGCTCGAGGAAGAGGAACGATGGGAGACGGAGCGGCCCCTTCAAGTGAGCCGATGGCCACCGGCACTGGACGGGGTGTGGGCGGGAAGTCTGGCGGTGATGGTGGCGGGGTTGTTTCTGGGGCCGATGGTGAGCGAGTGGCTGTCGAGAAGGGGGGAGCCCGAGAACTCGGAGCGGGTGTGGGTGGAGTGGGATGGAGAGAGCCGGGACGGAGGGGTGACGGCGATGGGGGACAGCGCGGCGACGGCCCCCGTGGCGTTCGCGGCCCCCGTGGAGACCGCCCGTCTGGGGCCTGGCCTGGGGCTGCCGATTCCCGAGAGGCCCTTTCTGGGGCAGCGCCGGCCGCCGTGTAACCGGAACGGCGAGGTCGAGATCCGAGGCGGGTGTTGGTATGCCCTTCGCGACGCCTATCAGCCGTGTAAAGAGGAGGCTTATGACTGGAAGGGGGCCTGTTACCTGCCGTCCTTTCCCGCCCATCGCTCGCCGACCTCCGAGCATCCCTGA
- a CDS encoding trifunctional serine/threonine-protein kinase/ATP-binding protein/sensor histidine kinase, with the protein MNMHLVGGYEVTEVFQLGTRTTTYRGRRSEDGQPVLLKLPSAEYPSPQDISLLKHEYQLARHLHLPGVVEALGWVQQHGRPALVLEDFGGVPLSARAALGRMALESFLPLAAQLAGTLEQMHAQGVIHKELHPGNILVHPRSGDARMTGLGIASQVPRENQAAAPPPLIEGTLAYMSPEQTGRMNRAIDYRTDFYSLGVTFYEVLTGRLPFTSTDPMELVYCHIAQEPVPPHVLRGDIPLPLSHLVMKLLAKTAEERYQSAHGLRVDLETCLARWREAGELGGFRPGEQDIPDRLQMPPRLYGRSTEQRALLDAFARMGEGAKELVLVSGYSGTGKSSLMNELHQPVVHRNGYFLSGKFEQFKEGPPYKSLLQAFQQLIRHLLAEGEARLASWKAQLLEGLGASAEVIADVLPEVSLIIGLQPSLPPLAPVEARNRFRQAVQRFLQVFAKREHPLVIALDDLQWADLASLDLLQFLVSNADLRYLLLVGTYRDNEVDASHPLMHLVAEVQKCKTRVTSLRLSPLSVQELARWMAETLSCTQEETEPLALLLHQKTHGNPFFVLEFLKALHQDGLLRFDRDCHGWTWDLNELRAVQITDNVVDLLVGKLQKLLPQTQAVLRLAACIGNRFDSSLLAIAYERTSRETAQALWEAVQEGLILPLDQSYRLLEGPAPGQEGPREEDIAVHYEFLHDRVQQAAYLLIEAPRRAQVHLAIGRLMRQHLPPSRLDEQLFGVVNHLNAGAALMVCDEERRQVAELNLAAGRKAKAASAYESARSYLTVAASLLGEAAWEQHHGLAYAIHLELAQCEYLTTRFHDADRRFELLLEKARTATHRVQIYIAQAVQYLHLTKYEQAVETSVLALQLLGIQLTAHPSQPEVLWQLARVRWQLHNRSTEDLLNQPGQVPPEMREAMNLLSSLWFPAFVLKRQSLVELLVLKMMDISLSYGNSEISSFAYACYGLLSSSAFRDPKAGVKYGRIALALVRRFDDASVTCKTLFILACYFNGYAAHIRDNVELLDEAMQSSREAGNLVHLGYCMDLKLYTLCGLLDTPIAETAEEARRYLEFGRRTDEVKIVEAALVAQRWARDLQVLEPEVLGSRAHSLEPDEPISEDMERGLHYLLQLQVGFLFGRHEEVVELGVRLESPLYKAMLEPSASFVHFHAFYCGLSALSLVSGAQGEAKRFYLKRIDRARRTLKRWALHSPRNTGHKSLLLQAELARLEGNPGEAARRYDEAIQAAREHEYMHDMAIACERAAAFYLERGRDNLAASYLQDARFGYLTWGATSKVRALEGQYPQFMAQALSMAGSQARREGMAAVSSSVELDLKTAIQMSQVLSGEIVLGQLLTRAMEFMIQNAGAGCGFLLMKDGERWVVEAEGVPGQQAVRGRQSLPVEQCEGLSPAIVNYVARTRESVVLRDAAREGLFTGDANIALRKPKSVLCAPLIHQKQLLGILYLENNLATDVFTPDRVEFLQLLSSQVAISIVNARLYERLEQKVEERTTELRTKNSELSVTLENLKQAQQILIQSEKMASLGHLTAGIAHEIKNPINFVKDFAELSSELVDELLAELQAHSERRVGEVLGSVAGLLERLKGNTKGIVQHGGRANDIINGMLLHSRTAAGERMLTNLNALADQQVTLAYQGMGTGSLAGDVLIEKAFDPALPEVEVMPQGIARVILNLVNNALYAASFHSSGQDTAGVIPRVRVSTRALEHCVEIRVWDNGRGLPGSARDRIFEPFFTTKPPGQGTGLGLSLSHEIVVQGHGGTLRFETEEGRFTEFIVELPLRQNLAVEEPPGAAG; encoded by the coding sequence ATGAACATGCACCTCGTGGGGGGCTACGAAGTCACCGAAGTGTTCCAACTGGGGACACGGACGACCACGTACCGGGGGCGCCGCAGTGAGGACGGACAGCCCGTTCTCCTCAAGCTGCCATCGGCGGAGTACCCGTCCCCGCAGGACATCTCCCTGCTCAAGCACGAGTATCAGCTGGCGCGGCACCTGCACCTGCCAGGGGTGGTGGAGGCCCTCGGATGGGTCCAGCAGCACGGCCGGCCCGCTCTCGTGCTGGAGGACTTCGGAGGCGTGCCGCTGAGCGCGAGGGCCGCTCTGGGGCGCATGGCGCTGGAGTCCTTCCTCCCGTTGGCGGCCCAGCTCGCGGGGACCCTGGAGCAGATGCACGCCCAGGGGGTAATCCACAAGGAGCTCCATCCGGGCAACATCCTGGTTCATCCCAGGAGTGGGGATGCCCGGATGACAGGTCTGGGCATTGCCTCGCAGGTGCCCCGGGAGAACCAAGCCGCCGCGCCCCCTCCGTTGATTGAAGGCACGTTGGCCTACATGTCTCCGGAGCAGACCGGGCGCATGAACCGGGCGATTGATTACCGGACCGACTTCTACTCGTTGGGAGTCACATTCTACGAGGTGCTGACAGGGCGGCTGCCGTTCACGTCCACCGATCCCATGGAGCTGGTGTACTGCCACATCGCCCAGGAGCCCGTGCCCCCGCATGTGCTGAGGGGCGATATTCCGCTGCCGCTCTCCCACTTGGTGATGAAGCTGTTGGCCAAGACGGCCGAGGAGCGCTACCAAAGTGCCCACGGTCTGCGGGTGGATCTCGAGACATGCCTGGCCCGGTGGCGGGAGGCCGGCGAGCTCGGCGGCTTCCGTCCTGGGGAGCAGGACATCCCGGATCGGTTGCAGATGCCCCCAAGGCTCTATGGCCGGAGCACCGAGCAGCGCGCGCTGCTGGACGCCTTCGCGCGGATGGGGGAAGGCGCCAAGGAGCTGGTCCTCGTCTCTGGGTATTCGGGCACCGGCAAGTCATCCCTGATGAACGAGCTGCACCAGCCCGTCGTCCACCGGAATGGCTACTTCCTCTCCGGAAAGTTCGAGCAGTTCAAGGAAGGGCCCCCCTACAAGTCCTTGCTCCAGGCGTTCCAGCAACTCATCCGGCACCTGCTGGCCGAGGGCGAAGCCCGCCTGGCCTCTTGGAAGGCCCAGCTTCTGGAGGGGCTGGGGGCTTCGGCCGAAGTCATCGCCGACGTCCTCCCCGAGGTGTCGCTCATCATTGGCCTCCAGCCTTCGTTGCCGCCCCTGGCACCCGTGGAGGCCCGGAACCGGTTCCGGCAGGCGGTTCAGCGCTTCCTTCAAGTCTTTGCGAAGCGGGAGCACCCGCTGGTCATTGCCCTGGATGATTTGCAGTGGGCGGACCTGGCCTCGCTCGATCTGCTCCAGTTCCTCGTCTCGAACGCGGACCTCCGCTACCTGCTGTTGGTGGGGACCTACCGCGATAACGAAGTGGATGCGTCGCACCCACTCATGCACCTGGTGGCGGAGGTCCAGAAGTGCAAGACGCGGGTGACGTCCCTTCGGCTGTCACCGCTCTCCGTTCAGGAACTCGCCCGATGGATGGCCGAGACCCTGAGCTGCACGCAGGAGGAGACAGAGCCGTTGGCCCTGCTCCTCCATCAGAAGACGCATGGCAATCCCTTCTTCGTTCTCGAGTTCCTCAAGGCGCTCCACCAAGACGGCTTGCTGCGGTTCGATCGGGACTGCCACGGGTGGACATGGGATTTGAACGAGCTGCGGGCGGTGCAGATCACGGACAACGTCGTCGATCTGCTGGTGGGCAAGCTCCAGAAGCTGCTGCCCCAGACGCAGGCGGTGCTGAGGTTGGCGGCCTGCATCGGCAACAGGTTCGACTCCTCCCTCCTGGCCATTGCCTATGAGCGCACCTCCCGTGAGACGGCCCAGGCGCTCTGGGAGGCGGTCCAGGAAGGACTGATTCTGCCGCTCGACCAGAGCTACAGGCTCCTGGAAGGGCCGGCCCCCGGACAGGAAGGCCCGAGGGAGGAGGACATCGCCGTTCACTACGAGTTCCTCCATGACCGGGTACAGCAAGCAGCCTACTTGCTGATCGAGGCGCCCCGCCGCGCGCAGGTTCATCTCGCCATCGGGAGGCTCATGCGCCAGCACCTGCCGCCGAGCCGTCTGGACGAGCAGCTGTTTGGGGTGGTCAACCACCTCAATGCCGGTGCGGCGCTGATGGTCTGCGACGAGGAGCGGAGGCAGGTGGCGGAATTGAATCTGGCGGCTGGCCGCAAGGCCAAGGCGGCCAGCGCCTACGAATCCGCGCGGAGCTACCTGACGGTGGCCGCCTCGCTGCTCGGAGAGGCGGCCTGGGAACAGCACCATGGGCTGGCGTACGCGATCCACCTGGAGCTGGCGCAGTGCGAGTACCTCACGACCCGGTTCCACGATGCGGACCGGCGCTTCGAGCTCCTGCTGGAGAAGGCGCGCACCGCCACGCACCGGGTGCAGATCTACATCGCCCAGGCCGTGCAGTATCTGCACCTGACGAAGTATGAGCAGGCGGTGGAGACCAGCGTGCTGGCGCTGCAACTTCTGGGGATCCAACTGACCGCTCACCCCAGCCAGCCCGAGGTCCTCTGGCAACTGGCCCGTGTCCGGTGGCAGCTGCACAACCGGAGCACAGAGGACCTCCTGAATCAGCCCGGTCAGGTTCCTCCCGAGATGCGGGAGGCCATGAACCTGCTGAGCAGTCTCTGGTTTCCCGCCTTCGTGCTCAAGCGCCAGAGCCTGGTGGAGTTGCTCGTGCTCAAGATGATGGACATCTCGCTGAGCTACGGGAACTCCGAGATCTCTTCATTCGCCTATGCCTGCTACGGCTTGTTGAGCAGCTCCGCCTTTCGCGACCCGAAGGCGGGGGTGAAGTACGGGAGGATCGCCCTGGCGCTGGTCCGCCGGTTCGATGACGCCTCGGTCACGTGCAAGACGCTCTTCATTCTCGCGTGCTACTTCAACGGGTATGCCGCTCACATCCGCGACAACGTCGAGCTGCTGGACGAAGCCATGCAGAGCAGCCGGGAGGCGGGCAATCTCGTGCACTTGGGGTACTGCATGGACCTCAAGCTGTACACGCTCTGCGGTCTCCTCGATACGCCCATTGCCGAGACGGCCGAGGAGGCCCGGCGGTACCTCGAATTTGGCCGCCGCACCGATGAGGTCAAGATCGTGGAGGCGGCGTTGGTCGCCCAACGCTGGGCAAGGGATCTCCAGGTGTTGGAGCCCGAAGTCCTCGGCTCCCGGGCGCACTCGCTGGAGCCGGATGAGCCCATCTCCGAAGACATGGAGCGGGGCCTGCACTACCTGCTCCAGCTCCAAGTGGGCTTTCTGTTCGGCCGGCACGAGGAGGTCGTTGAGCTGGGCGTGCGGCTTGAAAGCCCTCTCTACAAGGCGATGCTCGAGCCCAGCGCCAGCTTCGTTCATTTCCACGCGTTCTACTGCGGGCTCTCGGCGCTCTCGTTGGTGTCAGGCGCTCAGGGCGAGGCGAAGCGGTTCTACCTCAAGCGGATCGATCGGGCCCGGCGGACGCTGAAGCGGTGGGCCCTGCACAGTCCTCGGAACACGGGCCACAAGTCCCTGCTCCTCCAGGCGGAGCTGGCCCGGTTGGAAGGCAACCCAGGTGAGGCCGCCCGGCGGTACGACGAGGCCATCCAGGCGGCGCGCGAGCATGAGTACATGCATGACATGGCCATCGCCTGTGAGCGCGCGGCGGCGTTCTACCTGGAGCGAGGCCGCGACAACTTGGCGGCCTCGTACCTCCAGGATGCCCGCTTCGGCTATCTCACCTGGGGGGCCACCTCCAAGGTGAGGGCGCTGGAGGGCCAGTACCCCCAGTTCATGGCCCAGGCCTTGTCCATGGCGGGGTCTCAGGCGCGGCGTGAGGGGATGGCTGCCGTGTCCAGCTCCGTGGAGTTGGACCTCAAGACGGCCATCCAGATGTCGCAGGTGCTCTCCGGAGAAATCGTCCTCGGCCAGCTGCTCACGCGGGCCATGGAGTTCATGATCCAGAATGCCGGGGCGGGCTGCGGCTTCCTGCTCATGAAGGATGGGGAGCGGTGGGTGGTGGAGGCCGAGGGCGTGCCTGGCCAGCAGGCGGTGAGGGGAAGGCAATCCCTGCCCGTGGAGCAGTGCGAGGGGCTCTCGCCCGCCATCGTGAACTACGTGGCGAGGACGCGCGAGAGCGTGGTGCTGAGGGACGCTGCGCGCGAAGGGCTGTTCACGGGGGATGCGAACATCGCCCTGCGGAAGCCCAAGTCCGTGCTCTGCGCCCCGCTCATTCACCAGAAGCAGTTGCTGGGGATCCTCTATCTCGAGAACAACCTGGCCACGGACGTCTTCACCCCTGACCGGGTGGAGTTTCTGCAACTGCTCTCCTCCCAGGTGGCCATCTCCATCGTGAATGCGCGGCTCTATGAGCGGCTGGAGCAGAAGGTCGAGGAGCGCACCACGGAGCTGCGGACGAAGAACTCCGAGCTGAGCGTCACCCTCGAGAACCTCAAGCAGGCGCAGCAAATCCTGATTCAGTCCGAGAAGATGGCATCGCTCGGGCATCTCACGGCGGGCATCGCGCACGAGATCAAAAATCCGATCAACTTCGTGAAGGACTTCGCGGAGCTCTCCTCTGAGCTGGTGGATGAGCTGCTGGCGGAACTCCAGGCCCATTCCGAGCGGCGGGTGGGTGAGGTGCTGGGAAGCGTCGCCGGTCTCCTGGAGCGCTTGAAGGGCAACACGAAGGGAATCGTTCAGCACGGCGGCCGGGCCAACGACATCATCAATGGGATGTTGCTGCACTCGCGGACGGCGGCCGGCGAGCGGATGCTGACGAATCTCAATGCCCTGGCCGACCAACAGGTGACCCTTGCGTACCAGGGGATGGGAACCGGCAGTCTGGCGGGCGACGTGTTGATCGAAAAGGCGTTCGATCCCGCGCTCCCGGAGGTGGAGGTGATGCCCCAGGGAATCGCCCGGGTGATCCTGAACCTGGTGAACAATGCCCTCTACGCCGCGAGTTTCCACTCCAGCGGCCAGGACACGGCCGGTGTCATCCCTCGGGTGCGTGTCTCGACCCGAGCGCTTGAGCACTGTGTGGAGATCCGGGTTTGGGACAATGGCAGAGGGCTCCCTGGGAGTGCCCGTGACAGGATTTTCGAGCCCTTCTTCACCACGAAGCCACCGGGGCAGGGCACGGGGTTGGGGCTCTCCCTCAGCCACGAGATTGTCGTGCAGGGGCACGGCGGGACGCTTCGGTTCGAGACGGAGGAAGGGCGCTTCACGGAGTTCATCGTCGAGCTGCCGCTGCGCCAGAACCTGGCCGTGGAGGAGCCTCCCGGGGCGGCGGGTTGA
- a CDS encoding protein-tyrosine phosphatase family protein gives MSVSLLREVHHVPGVRGWVRKQVLRSVARVVEWTTKLPGQGLNISQVEDWLWVGGSVARAQYRALADRGITAVIDLRAERCDDEVALAQLGIELLRLPVVDRYPPSVAQLWQGVEWALPRVLKGGRLYVHCEHGVGRGPLMGLAVMVARGWEAHEAYRKLRKARWQATLNDRQLEGLADFTAAWTSPPERAKARVS, from the coding sequence GTGAGCGTGTCGCTGTTGAGGGAGGTGCACCACGTGCCGGGCGTGCGCGGCTGGGTGCGCAAGCAGGTGCTTCGCTCGGTGGCGCGCGTGGTGGAGTGGACCACGAAGCTGCCCGGGCAGGGGTTGAACATCTCCCAGGTGGAAGACTGGCTGTGGGTGGGCGGCTCGGTGGCGCGCGCGCAGTACCGGGCGCTGGCGGACCGGGGCATCACCGCGGTCATCGACCTGCGCGCCGAGCGCTGCGATGACGAGGTGGCCCTGGCGCAGCTGGGCATCGAGCTTCTGCGCCTGCCGGTGGTGGACCGCTATCCCCCCTCGGTGGCGCAGCTCTGGCAGGGCGTGGAGTGGGCCCTGCCCCGGGTGTTGAAAGGAGGGCGCCTCTACGTCCACTGCGAGCACGGCGTGGGGCGAGGCCCCTTGATGGGGCTGGCGGTGATGGTGGCGCGCGGCTGGGAGGCGCACGAGGCGTACCGGAAGCTGCGCAAGGCCCGCTGGCAGGCGACGCTGAACGACCGGCAGTTGGAGGGGCTCGCGGACTTCACCGCGGCGTGGACCTCTCCGCCGGAGCGCGCGAAGGCCCGCGTGAGCTAG